One Bacillus sp. FJAT-52991 genomic region harbors:
- a CDS encoding nucleoid-associated protein, with protein MTIAITQMIAHDIDLTKQTPSLASQVINLAGVPAVVLEFFTDHIATSLNARQVKASKFTEGNNFVQSQVINFASDISNTQEFIKISHSLTNELFRNMKTTSSTSHGALFFLMYTYQSGYYLAVMKMDPNQGIQIDKSDFSLKVQENMLPNPNDKLHKCAFIKLVDDFSDEEVHLHVLDRQQKAGEVSKYFMINFLGATEILNDKIMTDRVIKKLQEETLSIVPQKKALDFYVAVDKTFANGKNIDIDLDLEKLITPFVEEEKQRADFIEGFKTSLRSEYEDVSFQFKSEKDPTTVCYQSSDKKVKIEFPIEFFKTYITVDDSQKDKTIITISEIELKQKNK; from the coding sequence ATGACTATTGCTATTACACAAATGATTGCTCATGATATTGACTTAACAAAACAGACTCCATCACTTGCATCACAAGTAATAAATTTAGCTGGGGTTCCTGCTGTCGTTTTAGAATTTTTTACCGATCATATTGCAACTTCCTTAAACGCTCGTCAAGTAAAGGCAAGTAAGTTTACAGAAGGTAACAATTTTGTTCAATCTCAAGTAATTAATTTTGCATCAGATATTTCTAACACTCAAGAATTCATAAAAATTTCTCATAGTTTAACTAATGAACTATTTAGAAACATGAAAACTACGTCCTCTACAAGTCATGGCGCACTCTTTTTTCTAATGTATACTTATCAATCTGGTTATTATTTAGCTGTTATGAAAATGGATCCTAACCAAGGAATTCAAATTGATAAAAGTGACTTTTCACTAAAAGTTCAAGAGAACATGCTTCCTAATCCCAATGATAAACTACACAAATGTGCTTTCATTAAACTAGTGGATGATTTCTCAGATGAAGAAGTTCACCTACATGTTTTAGATCGCCAGCAAAAAGCTGGTGAAGTCTCAAAATATTTTATGATTAATTTTTTAGGAGCCACTGAGATCCTAAATGATAAAATTATGACTGATAGAGTAATTAAAAAGTTACAAGAAGAGACTCTATCTATTGTTCCACAAAAAAAAGCACTAGATTTTTATGTTGCTGTGGATAAAACGTTCGCCAATGGAAAAAATATTGATATCGACTTAGATTTAGAAAAACTAATCACTCCATTTGTAGAAGAAGAAAAACAACGAGCTGATTTTATTGAAGGCTTTAAAACATCTTTAAGAAGTGAGTATGAAGATGTTAGCTTCCAGTTTAAAAGTGAAAAAGATCCTACTACAGTCTGCTATCAATCATCAGATAAAAAAGTTAAAATAGAATTTCCAATAGAGTTTTTTAAAACCTATATTACAGTGGACGACTCTCAAAAAGACAAAACGATCATTACAATTTCCGAAATTGAGTTAAAACAAAAAAACAAATAG
- a CDS encoding ImmA/IrrE family metallo-endopeptidase produces the protein MDYSTILEDYIFSLYQSIGIYKPDQLDVETIAARLGVVLEYDDKSSKSFELGEIPFIVLNNQFIPQQQWQDFGHELGHLLRHCGNQTVLPSSFREMQEWQANNFAQHFCIPTFMLEKMMFPWRKQEVIYTIAQVFHVEFTFAAERLERWLRQKESLYFYEKMGEYQK, from the coding sequence TTGGACTATTCGACTATTTTGGAAGACTACATTTTTTCTCTCTATCAATCTATTGGTATTTACAAGCCAGATCAATTAGACGTTGAGACAATCGCTGCTCGTTTAGGTGTTGTGCTTGAATACGATGATAAATCTAGCAAATCTTTTGAGTTAGGCGAGATCCCTTTTATCGTGCTTAATAATCAATTTATCCCGCAGCAACAGTGGCAAGATTTCGGTCATGAGCTTGGACACCTTCTTCGTCATTGTGGCAATCAGACAGTGCTGCCTTCTTCTTTTCGTGAGATGCAAGAATGGCAAGCGAATAACTTCGCCCAGCACTTCTGTATCCCAACGTTTATGTTAGAGAAAATGATGTTTCCTTGGCGCAAACAGGAAGTAATTTATACCATTGCCCAAGTATTTCATGTCGAATTCACATTTGCGGCCGAACGGCTAGAGCGTTGGCTCA